One Peribacillus simplex NBRC 15720 = DSM 1321 genomic region harbors:
- a CDS encoding aspartyl-phosphate phosphatase Spo0E family protein: MEELHEKIEILRKELITTGLIYGFTSPKTLHKSQELDKLLNLLGHEKEPNGLDYV, from the coding sequence ATGGAAGAATTACATGAAAAAATTGAGATATTGAGGAAAGAATTAATAACTACGGGATTGATATATGGATTTACTTCCCCAAAAACATTACATAAAAGCCAGGAACTAGATAAACTGTTGAATTTACTTGGGCATGAAAAAGAACCAAATGGTTTAGATTATGTCTAA
- a CDS encoding 2-hydroxyacid dehydrogenase, which yields MMPKVYIARPVPAEVEAFISKYCQYEKWNGPEPITRSQLFKQISDAEGLLITGEKINDELLDHAPCLKAVSNISVGYNNFDLEAMKKRSIIGTNTPDVLDETVADLALALMLSAARRIPELDKLVKDGKWGNKGDEPLFGVDVHGKTLGIIGMGRIGESIARRGKFGFNMEVLYHNRRRKFEVEETLSTTYSSLEHLLRESDFVLLMVPYTPETRHLMGREQFALMKKSAIFINTSRGQTVDEKALIEALRNKEILAAGLDVFEQEPVSPDNPLLAMPNVVTLPHIGSATHQTRFDMAMLAAKNLVAAVTGREIRNVVPELKGLQSLK from the coding sequence TTGATGCCAAAAGTGTATATTGCAAGACCAGTACCGGCCGAGGTAGAGGCATTTATTTCGAAGTATTGCCAGTATGAAAAATGGAACGGCCCTGAACCCATTACCAGAAGCCAGCTGTTTAAGCAAATTTCCGATGCGGAGGGACTGCTCATCACCGGAGAAAAAATAAATGATGAACTTCTGGACCATGCACCATGTCTAAAGGCTGTCAGCAATATCTCGGTAGGCTACAACAACTTTGATCTAGAGGCAATGAAAAAGAGAAGCATAATCGGTACAAATACACCTGATGTTCTCGATGAAACCGTGGCCGATTTAGCTTTAGCCTTAATGCTCTCAGCAGCCCGCCGTATACCAGAACTGGACAAGCTTGTAAAGGATGGCAAGTGGGGAAATAAAGGCGATGAACCCCTCTTTGGCGTTGATGTTCATGGAAAAACATTGGGCATCATCGGTATGGGGAGGATTGGGGAATCTATTGCAAGACGAGGCAAATTCGGTTTTAACATGGAAGTTTTGTATCATAATCGCCGAAGAAAATTCGAAGTGGAGGAAACGCTAAGTACAACCTATTCCTCTTTAGAGCACCTTTTACGGGAATCCGATTTCGTTCTTTTAATGGTCCCTTATACTCCGGAGACGAGGCATCTTATGGGAAGGGAGCAATTCGCGCTGATGAAAAAATCTGCGATCTTTATCAATACATCCCGCGGTCAGACGGTGGACGAAAAGGCCCTCATTGAAGCACTGCGAAATAAGGAAATCCTTGCAGCTGGTTTGGATGTATTTGAACAGGAACCCGTATCGCCTGACAATCCGCTTTTAGCCATGCCGAACGTGGTTACCCTGCCGCATATAGGTTCAGCTACTCATCAAACACGATTTGATATGGCCATGCTTGCGGCGAAGAACCTCGTTGCAGCGGTTACTGGAAGGGAGATAAGGAATGTTGTCCCGGAATTGAAAGGACTTCAGTCACTAAAATAG
- a CDS encoding MFS transporter: MEAKVETKQEKPLNIGRKFRWTVVIWLLIGGIINYLDRANLSIAAPEMMKELGLSVTEIGLLGTFFSWSYALMQLPSGWLIDRFGTKKVYTIALIWWSGATILTGAVHKMSSFIAARILLGVGEAPCFPTMAKITSYWFPKKERGLATGIWDSSSKWGPAIAPPLLVFIMVTFGWRALFYITGVIGIIFAIGFVIFYKNPEKSQKLSKEEFEYIKSEGGGVEQGIQSSKIKWGSLFKYRSVWGMILGFFCTIWIWNIFLVFLPLYLFDVHHVSLKEMGIYAGIPWLGGIFGNIFGGYLTKKLVDKEITTPIKAKRALISICAISAAIVVCAVPFVKGLAITLTLLTLALCFISAITGSAWALAGDIAPPSMVASVGSIQNFGGYFGGAFSPVVAGMIVDATGSYSLAFISGGLIAGCAAICYWFIVKHPIQE; the protein is encoded by the coding sequence TTAAATATTGGCCGGAAATTTCGCTGGACCGTCGTCATCTGGTTATTGATTGGGGGAATAATCAACTATCTTGATCGGGCCAACCTCTCCATTGCAGCTCCCGAAATGATGAAGGAACTCGGACTAAGCGTGACCGAAATCGGGTTGTTGGGAACCTTTTTTTCTTGGAGTTATGCATTAATGCAGCTTCCTTCCGGATGGCTGATCGATCGGTTCGGGACCAAAAAGGTGTATACAATCGCGCTTATTTGGTGGAGTGGTGCGACCATTTTAACGGGAGCCGTTCATAAAATGAGTTCATTTATTGCTGCACGGATCTTACTTGGAGTGGGAGAGGCACCGTGTTTTCCTACAATGGCTAAGATCACATCGTATTGGTTCCCTAAAAAGGAACGAGGCTTGGCAACTGGAATTTGGGATTCTTCGTCCAAATGGGGACCAGCCATTGCACCGCCACTTCTCGTTTTCATTATGGTGACTTTTGGGTGGAGAGCGTTGTTTTATATAACGGGTGTGATCGGCATCATCTTCGCAATCGGTTTTGTTATTTTTTATAAAAATCCTGAAAAAAGCCAAAAACTTTCCAAGGAGGAATTTGAATACATTAAGTCGGAAGGTGGTGGAGTAGAGCAAGGCATTCAATCATCAAAAATAAAATGGGGTTCGTTATTTAAATATCGAAGCGTGTGGGGGATGATTCTGGGCTTCTTCTGTACCATTTGGATCTGGAATATTTTCCTTGTCTTCCTTCCCCTTTATTTGTTTGATGTCCATCATGTTTCACTTAAAGAAATGGGTATATATGCAGGTATTCCTTGGCTTGGCGGAATCTTTGGCAATATTTTCGGAGGATATCTTACTAAAAAATTGGTTGACAAGGAAATAACTACACCTATTAAAGCAAAGCGTGCCTTAATTAGTATATGTGCCATCTCGGCCGCTATTGTTGTATGTGCAGTTCCATTTGTCAAAGGGCTCGCTATTACCTTAACATTACTGACCCTTGCTCTTTGTTTTATTTCTGCCATTACAGGCAGCGCGTGGGCACTTGCCGGTGACATTGCCCCTCCTTCTATGGTTGCTTCCGTAGGTTCAATTCAGAATTTTGGCGGTTATTTTGGTGGAGCCTTTTCCCCTGTTGTGGCAGGCATGATAGTGGATGCTACTGGCTCTTACTCTCTTGCCTTTATATCTGGCGGTTTAATCGCCGGATGCGCGGCAATCTGTTATTGGTTTATTGTAAAACATCCTATTCAAGAATAG
- the nikA gene encoding nickel ABC transporter substrate-binding protein, which translates to MFIKRSNLFHSFVGLLVIFTILVTGCSKTTIDQENTSDNEKQKVVTFSWPGDIGDLNPHTYFPNEFFSQAMVYESLVYYGKGGEIQPWLAESWDISKDGKEYVFHLRKDVKFSDGSLFNAAIVKKNFGTILDNRKQHEWVGLINQIKDTKIIDEYTIKLILNNVYYPTLQELTYIRPLRFVGEAAFPDSQNTFKDGLKSQIGTGPWVLSEYKKNEFAVFKRNEQYWGLKPKVDKVVVKVITDGESRVLAFEKKELDFIFGNGVISQDSFQFLKNSGQYETKLSEPTATRTLLLNSNREATKDLKVRLALQHAFNKQAVIDKIFYGMEKKADTLFPPILPYTKINIEPYEYDAEKAKMLLDEAGWKQVKGKLFREKDGKELQLELLFNSTDNIQKSIAEFTQGDFRKLGIDVKLTSQETNTFWTTAFQGKFDLLFTATWAVPFDPHSYLASMTTNSENGSPDYNAQLGLPVKKEIDQKIKKVLLTTDEEDRKILYSDILTTLHEQAIYLPISYQSNIAVYQKNISGVDFLPQEAEVPLTSIDVN; encoded by the coding sequence ATGTTTATAAAACGGTCTAATTTATTCCATTCTTTTGTTGGACTACTAGTAATTTTCACAATCTTAGTTACAGGTTGCAGCAAAACAACAATAGATCAAGAAAATACATCAGATAATGAAAAGCAAAAAGTTGTTACTTTTTCATGGCCTGGGGATATAGGTGACTTAAATCCACACACATATTTTCCGAATGAGTTTTTTTCCCAGGCTATGGTATATGAATCCCTTGTTTATTACGGTAAAGGTGGAGAAATTCAGCCTTGGCTTGCGGAGAGCTGGGATATATCGAAAGATGGAAAAGAATATGTATTCCATCTAAGAAAAGATGTTAAATTTTCCGATGGTTCGCTTTTTAATGCTGCAATCGTCAAGAAAAACTTTGGTACCATTTTAGATAATCGCAAACAACATGAATGGGTGGGATTAATTAACCAAATCAAAGATACAAAAATAATAGATGAATATACTATTAAACTTATTTTGAACAACGTGTATTATCCAACTCTTCAAGAACTAACTTACATCAGACCTTTGAGATTTGTAGGAGAAGCTGCTTTTCCTGACAGCCAAAACACATTTAAAGACGGACTCAAGTCTCAGATTGGCACAGGACCGTGGGTATTGAGCGAGTATAAGAAAAATGAGTTTGCTGTTTTCAAAAGGAACGAACAATATTGGGGCCTTAAGCCTAAAGTAGATAAGGTGGTTGTTAAAGTCATTACTGATGGAGAGTCAAGAGTGTTAGCTTTTGAGAAAAAGGAACTCGACTTTATATTTGGAAACGGGGTCATCAGCCAAGATTCATTCCAATTTTTGAAGAATTCAGGACAATATGAAACCAAATTGTCAGAACCTACAGCTACAAGAACGCTGCTTCTTAACTCAAACAGAGAAGCAACTAAAGATCTTAAAGTTCGGTTAGCTCTCCAACATGCTTTTAATAAACAAGCTGTTATTGATAAGATCTTTTATGGTATGGAAAAAAAGGCTGATACTTTGTTTCCACCTATTTTGCCTTACACGAAAATTAATATAGAGCCGTATGAGTATGATGCAGAAAAAGCAAAAATGTTATTGGATGAAGCTGGATGGAAACAAGTGAAGGGGAAACTATTTAGAGAAAAAGACGGAAAAGAATTGCAATTGGAATTACTGTTTAATAGTACAGATAATATCCAAAAGTCAATCGCAGAATTTACACAAGGTGACTTTAGAAAACTGGGAATAGATGTTAAGTTGACTAGTCAGGAAACTAATACTTTTTGGACAACGGCATTTCAAGGTAAGTTTGATTTATTATTTACAGCAACATGGGCTGTACCGTTTGATCCACATTCCTATTTAGCTTCTATGACGACTAATTCGGAAAATGGTAGTCCAGATTATAACGCTCAATTAGGGTTGCCAGTAAAAAAAGAAATAGACCAGAAAATTAAGAAAGTATTATTAACTACTGACGAGGAAGATAGAAAAATACTGTATTCAGATATATTAACGACATTGCACGAACAAGCCATTTA